From a single Streptomyces rubradiris genomic region:
- a CDS encoding chaplin: MRLRSLATTTVITAALALAGTADAFASDGGGASAVGVAANSPGVLSGNVVQVPINLQANVCGNSINIIGLLNPAFGNACANK, from the coding sequence ATGCGTCTTCGCTCCTTGGCCACCACGACCGTCATCACCGCAGCCCTCGCCCTGGCCGGCACGGCCGACGCCTTCGCCTCCGACGGCGGCGGCGCGTCCGCGGTCGGCGTCGCCGCCAACAGCCCCGGCGTCCTGTCCGGCAACGTCGTCCAGGTACCGATCAACCTCCAGGCCAACGTCTGCGGGAACTCCATCAACATCATCGGGCTGCTGAACCCGGCCTTCGGCAACGCCTGCGCCAACAAGTGA